In Hippopotamus amphibius kiboko isolate mHipAmp2 unplaced genomic scaffold, mHipAmp2.hap2 H_1, whole genome shotgun sequence, a genomic segment contains:
- the PEG3 gene encoding paternally-expressed gene 3 protein isoform X4, producing MYEPEDDSSRDARGEGSMSRKAAESPPPPRSAYPCCSDRDWDQDWERDREREHRRGRSRDLESRARWPHARNPRSRFHARDLSLPLMEKATFAKEREHKCRDSMMDYEARPQEAVSYQDMVDLTEDRKPQNPIQDNMENYRKLLSLGVQLAEDDGHSHMTQGHSSRSKRSAYPSTSRGLKTMPETKKSAHRRGICEDESSHGVIMEKFIKDVSRSSRSGRAREAGDRLQRLPRRPDSDWKEVSFNKRESVIQERGHEGNAFGGGGFNFNSHLVSRKRVLERKRRYHFDADGKGSVRDQRGGARKRPFECHEVRKAASVSSLSAPPVPESQPFDFGALPYVCDECGGSFSVISEFVEHQIMHTRENLYEYGESFIHSVAVSEVQKRQAGGKRFECKECGETFNKSAVLAEHRKIHARDYLAECKDEEDEEPFMPSPTFSELQKIYGKDKFYECKVCKETFLHSSALIEHQKIHGRDDKDSSERGEAFKPSPALNELQRVCGKEKMYECKVCGETFHHSASLREHQKIHIRGNPFENKGRVCEETFIPGQSLKRRQKTSKEKLYDFKDGGDVFRQSSDLIERQKTHSRKNLFEGQGCEKSVIHSMSFPESQKSHTITRPPEDEEDKKALTISSSPDDSREALSYGRSPYERSVIHSSAFARAQKSHSKLRVIAAATVQSSGTTEHRKVHAGEGTSERKRYERSVIHSLATFKPPRGLGGNELLGCDEVGESSAYLLDPRDQLRKTLARENPYVGGKNNIFKGSVIHTAAQDSLAGEGPSGWKKDGEASAPNPDVREHQKARAKKKNIERRNYEASVIHSLRFGEPQTFRPKEKFYECPECGESFVCSSDLTEHQKIHDRKKPSGSKDYLRSVIRSLASADPQTSYADQSVQTASAGSSAQTGYAEAPAQTGYAEPPAQTGYAEPPAQTGYAEAPAQTGYAEPPAQTGYAEAPAQTGYAEPPAQTGYAEPPAQTGYAEPPAQTGYAEPPAQTGYAEPPAQTGYAEPPAQTGYAEPPAQTGYAEPPAQTGYAEPPAQSGYAEPPIRNECKECGECFATIEDLGTHQKIYAQEKFHGEKLFGDSVVQGVGLKGPQQEEPRQGEPDELDEQDEPEDAIYGCKDCGLGFADRADLKDHQKVHGREYLIDSREYTHSVVHTRSVSEYQKDHIGEQLYECPACGESFVHSSFLFEHQKIHEQDQFYGHRRYDEPFVQPLVISPRRPRAPQKSPPAGTSLQCQVCGQDFIHGSVLSEHVRVHTGDDLPEQGQGSADAVCPGSAPTELQRDQAEDKHHECKTCGESFRSQADLREHMRIHERDEPYDYGAAFIHTSFLTEPPKRDSPFYECKDCGKSFIHNTVLTKHQKLHLEEEEAAAAAQEVEANVLVPREVLRIQGSNVEAAEPEVEAAEPEVEAAEPNVEAAEPNGEAEGPEGEAAEPNGEAEQPNGEAEQPNGDADEPDGAGIEDPEERAEEPEGDADEPDGAGIEDPEEEGDDQEIQVEEPFYDCRECGETFASSSASGEHLKTHARVVISEPGSVCGESPHYTEHASTSSSDSGRADDKYFKCDVCGQVFSDRLSLARHQNTHTG from the exons ATGTACGAACCGGAAG ACGACAGCAGCAGGGACGCCCGTGGCGAAGGCAGCATGAGCCGGAAGGCAGCAGagtccccgccgccgccgcgctccgCCTACCCCTGCTGCA GTGACCGGGACTGGGACCAGGACTGGGAGCGAGACCGGGAGCGGGAGCACCGGAGGGGCAGAAGCAGGGATCTGGAGTCGCGGGCCCGCTGGCCACACGCCAGGAACCCCAGGAGCA GGTTTCATGCGCGggatctctcccttcctctcatgGAGAAGGCGACCTTTGCAAAGGAAAGAGAGCACAAATGTAGGGACTCCATGATGGATTACGAGGCGAGGCCCCAG GAGGCCGTGTCCTACCAGGATATGGTGGACCTCACCGAGGACCGGAAGCCCCAGAACCCGATTCAGGACAACATGGAGAACTACCGGAAGCTGCTCTCACTGG GGGTTCAGCTTGCCGAGGACGACGGCCACTCGCACATGACCCAGGGCCACTCGTCGAGGTCAAAGAGAAGTGCCTACCCGAGCACCAGCCGAG GTCTGAAAACTATGCCTGAAACCAAAAAGTCAGCCCATCGGCGGGGGATCTGTGAAGATGAATCTTCCCACGGGGTGATAATGGAAAAGTTCATCAAGGACGTTTCGCGCAGCTCCAGATCGGGGAGAGCAAGGGAAGCTGGCGATCGGCTGCAGAGGCTCCCCAGGAGGCCAGACAGCGATTGGAAGGAGGTTTCATTCAACAAGAGGGAGTCGGTGATTCAGGAGAGGGGCCATGAAGGGAATGCCTTTGGGGGAGGAGGCTTCAATTTTAACTCACACCTGGTTTCCAGAAAGAGAGTTCTTGAGAGAAAGAGGCGCTATCATTTCGACGCAGACGGGAAGGGCTCCGTGCGTGATCAGAGAGGCGGGGCGCGGAAGCGGCCCTTCGAGTGTCACGAGGTGAGAAAGGCCGCCAGCGTGAGCAGCCTCAGTGCACCGCCGGTGCCAGAGTCGCAGCCGTTCGACTTCGGGGCGCTGCCCTACGTGTGTGACGAGTGCGGGGGGTCCTTCAGTGTGATCTCGGAGTTTGTGGAGCATCAGATCATGCACACCAGGGAGAATCTGTACGAGTATGGCGAGTCCTTTATCCATAGCGTGGCCGTCAGTGAGGTTCAGAAAAGGCAGGCCGGAGGGAAACGCTTTGAGTGTAAGGAGTGTGGGGAAACCTTCAACAAGAGCGCCGTCCTGGCCGAGCACCGGAAAATTCACGCCAGAGATTATCTTGCGGAGTGCAAGGACGAGGAGGACGAGGAGCCCTTCATGCCCAGCCCAACCTTCAGTGAGCTCCAGAAGATATATGGGAAAGACAAATTCTATGAGTGCAAGGTGTGCAAGGAAACCTTCCTTCATAGTTCTGCCCTGATAGAGCACCAGAAAATCCATGGCCGAGATGACAAGGATAGTAGTGAGCGTGGGGAAGCCTTTAAACCCAGTCCAGCGCTTAACGAGCTTCAGAGGGTGTgtgggaaagagaaaatgtaCGAGTGCAAGGTGTGTGGGGAGACCTTCCATCACAGCGCGTCCCTGAGAGAGCACCAGAAGATCCACATCCGAGGAAACCCATTTGAAAACAAGGGCAGAGTGTGTGAGGAAACCTTCATTCCTGGTCAGTCCCTTAAGAGACGCCAGAAAACCTCAAAAGAGAAGCTCTACGACTTTAAAGATGGTGGGGATGTCTTTAGGCAAAGCTCAGACCTCATCGAGCGCCAGAAAACTCATTCTCGGAAGAACCTCTTCGAAGGCCAGGGGTGTGAGAAGTCTGTCATTCACAGTATGTCTTTCCCCGAATCTCAGAAGAGTCACACTATAACCAGGCCACCCGAGGATGAGGAGGACAAGAAGGCGCTCACCATCAGCTCCAGCCCCGATGACAGCCGGGAAGCCCTGTCCTACGGAAGGAGCCCATACGAGAGATCTGTCATTCACAGCTCAGCCTTCGCCAGGGCTCAGAAAAGTCACAGCAAACTGAGAGTGATTGCAGCGGCGACGGTTCAGAGCTCGGGTACCACCGAACATCGGAAAGTCCACGCTGGGGAGGGTACCTCTGAAAGAAAGAGGTACGAGAGGTCCGTCATCCACAGCCTAGCCACTTTCAAGCCTCCCCGTGGCCTTGGTGGAAACGAGCTCCTCGGCTGTGACGAGGTGGGGGAGTCCTCCGCTTACCTCTTAGACCCTCGTGACCAGCTGCGGAAGACTCTTGCCCGAGAGAACCCCTACGTAGGGGGTAAGAACAACATCTTCAAGGGCTCCGTTATACACACCGCAGCTCAGGACAGTCTTGCTGGGGAGGGCCCCAGTGGATGGAAGAAGGACGGCGAAGCGTCTGCTCCCAACCCAGACGTCCGCGAGCATCAGAAGGCTCGTGCCAAGAAGAAGAACATCGAGCGTAGGAATTACGAGGCCTCTGTAATACACTCACTGCGATTTGGTGAACCTCAAACGTTTCGCCCTAAAGAGAAATTTTATGAATGTCCAGAGTGTGGAGAATCCTTTGTTTGTAGCTCCGACCTCACTGAGCATCAGAAGATTCATGATAGAAAGAAGCCCTCCGGAAGTAAAGACTACTTACGATCTGTCATTCGCAGCTTAGCCTCCGCTGACCCTCAGACCAGTTACGCAGACCAGTCAGTGCAGACAGCTTCTGCAGGATCATCAGCTCAGACCGGTTACGCTGAAGCACCGGCTCAGACCGGTTACGCTGAACCTCCGGCTCAGACCGGTTACGCTGAACCACCGGCTCAGACCGGTTACGCTGAAGCACCGGCTCAGACCGGTTACGCTGAACCTCCGGCTCAGACCGGTTACGCTGAAGCACCGGCTCAGACCGGTTACGCTGAACCTCCGGCTCAGACCGGTTACGCTGAACCTCCGGCTCAGACCGGTTACGCTGAACCTCCGGCTCAGACCGGTTACGCTGAACCACCGGCTCAGACCGGTTACGCTGAACCTCCGGCTCAGACCGGTTACGCTGAACCTCCGGCTCAGACCGGTTACGCTGAACCTCCGGCTCAGACCGGTTACGCTGAACCTCCGGCTCAGACCGGTTACGCTGAACCTCCGGCTCAGAGCGGTTATGCTGAACCACCCATTCGCAATGAATGTAAGGAGTGTGGGGAGTGCTTTGCCACCATTGAAGACCTTGGCACACATCAGAAAATCTATGCCCAAGAGAAATTCCATGGTGAGAAGCTGTTTGGAGACTCTGTGGTTCAGGGTGTGGGCCTCAAAGGACCGCAGCAGGAAGAGCCTCGGCAGGGAGAGCCGGATGAGCTGGACGAGCAGGACGAGCCTGAAGACGCCATCTATGGGTGTAAGGACTGTGGGCTGGGCTTCGCAGATCGCGCAGACCTCAAGGACCATCAGAAGGTTCACGGCAGAGAGTACCTCATCGACAGCCGCGAGTACACGCATTCCGTGGTCCACACCCGTTCTGTCAGTGAGTATCAGAAAGATCACATTGGAGAGCAGCTCTACGAGTGCCCGGCCTGTGGAGAGTCTTTCGTtcatagctcattcctttttgaGCATCAGAAAATCCACGAGCAAGACCAGTTTTACGGCCACAGGAGGTACGATGAGCCTTTCGTGCAGCCCTTGGTCATCAGCCCACGGCGGCCTCGGGCCCCACAGAAGAGTCCCCCCGCCGGCACATCCCTGCAGTGCCAAGTGTGTGGCCAGGACTTCATCCACGGCTCTGTGCTTAGCGAACACGTGAGAGTCCATACTGGAGACGACCTGCCGGAGCAGGGTCAGGGCAGCGCGGACGCAGTCTGTCCAGGCTCCGCCCCCACAGAGCTTCAGAGAGACCAGGCTGAGGACAAGCACCACGAGTGCAAGACCTGTGGAGAGTCCTTCCGCAGCCAGGCAGACCTGCGGGAGCACATGAGAATCCATGAGAGGGACGAGCCCTATGACTACGGGGCCGCCTTTATCCACACCTCCTTCCTCACCGAGCCCCCCAAGAGGGACTCGCCCTTCTACGAGTGCAAGGACTGCGGGAAGTCCTTCATCCACAACACAGTCCTCACGAAGCATCAGAAGCTGCACCTCGAGGAAGAGGAAGCAGCCGCAGCCGCCCAGGAAGTCGAAGCCAACGTTCTGGTTCCACGGGAAGTTCTGCGGATCCAGGGATCAAATGTGGAGGCCGCAGAGCCGGAGGTGGAGGCCGCGGAGCCAGAGGTAGAGGCTGCAGAGCCCAACGTGGAGGCTGCCGAGCCCAATGGGGAGGCTGAGGGGCCAGAGGGGGAGGCCGCCGAGCCCAATGGGGAGGCTGAGCAGCCCAACGGGGAGGCCGAGCAGCCCAACGGAGATGCGGATGAGCCGGACGGGGCAGGGATTGAGGACCCggaggagagagcagaggagcCAGAGGGAGACGCAGATGAGCCAGACGGCGCAGGGATCGAGGACCCGGAAGAGGAGGGGGACGACCAGGAGATCCAGGTGGAGGAGCCCTTCTATGACTGTAGGGAGTGTGGAGAGACCTTCGCCTCCAGTTCGGCCTCCGGCGAGCACCTGAAAACCCATGCCAGGGTGGTAATATCCGAGCCCGGAAGCGTCTGTGGGGAGAGCCCCCACTACACCGAGCACGCCAGCACCAGCAGCAGTGACAGCGGCAGGGCCGACGACAAGTACTTCAAGTGTGACGTCTGCGGGCAGGTCTTCAGCGACCGCCTGTCCCTGGCCAGGCACCAGAACACCCACACCGGCTGA
- the PEG3 gene encoding paternally-expressed gene 3 protein isoform X1, with protein sequence MLPPKYLSVTKPKKSWAPNLCELDSDLSQEPDAVVGEGATDSEFFHQRFRNFLYVEFVGPRKTLLKLRNLCLDWLQPETRTKEEIIELLVLEQYLTILPEKIKPWVRAKKPENCEKLVTLLETYKEMYEPEDDSSRDARGEGSMSRKAAESPPPPRSAYPCCSDRDWDQDWERDREREHRRGRSRDLESRARWPHARNPRSRFHARDLSLPLMEKATFAKEREHKCRDSMMDYEARPQEAVSYQDMVDLTEDRKPQNPIQDNMENYRKLLSLGVQLAEDDGHSHMTQGHSSRSKRSAYPSTSRGLKTMPETKKSAHRRGICEDESSHGVIMEKFIKDVSRSSRSGRAREAGDRLQRLPRRPDSDWKEVSFNKRESVIQERGHEGNAFGGGGFNFNSHLVSRKRVLERKRRYHFDADGKGSVRDQRGGARKRPFECHEVRKAASVSSLSAPPVPESQPFDFGALPYVCDECGGSFSVISEFVEHQIMHTRENLYEYGESFIHSVAVSEVQKRQAGGKRFECKECGETFNKSAVLAEHRKIHARDYLAECKDEEDEEPFMPSPTFSELQKIYGKDKFYECKVCKETFLHSSALIEHQKIHGRDDKDSSERGEAFKPSPALNELQRVCGKEKMYECKVCGETFHHSASLREHQKIHIRGNPFENKGRVCEETFIPGQSLKRRQKTSKEKLYDFKDGGDVFRQSSDLIERQKTHSRKNLFEGQGCEKSVIHSMSFPESQKSHTITRPPEDEEDKKALTISSSPDDSREALSYGRSPYERSVIHSSAFARAQKSHSKLRVIAAATVQSSGTTEHRKVHAGEGTSERKRYERSVIHSLATFKPPRGLGGNELLGCDEVGESSAYLLDPRDQLRKTLARENPYVGGKNNIFKGSVIHTAAQDSLAGEGPSGWKKDGEASAPNPDVREHQKARAKKKNIERRNYEASVIHSLRFGEPQTFRPKEKFYECPECGESFVCSSDLTEHQKIHDRKKPSGSKDYLRSVIRSLASADPQTSYADQSVQTASAGSSAQTGYAEAPAQTGYAEPPAQTGYAEPPAQTGYAEAPAQTGYAEPPAQTGYAEAPAQTGYAEPPAQTGYAEPPAQTGYAEPPAQTGYAEPPAQTGYAEPPAQTGYAEPPAQTGYAEPPAQTGYAEPPAQTGYAEPPAQSGYAEPPIRNECKECGECFATIEDLGTHQKIYAQEKFHGEKLFGDSVVQGVGLKGPQQEEPRQGEPDELDEQDEPEDAIYGCKDCGLGFADRADLKDHQKVHGREYLIDSREYTHSVVHTRSVSEYQKDHIGEQLYECPACGESFVHSSFLFEHQKIHEQDQFYGHRRYDEPFVQPLVISPRRPRAPQKSPPAGTSLQCQVCGQDFIHGSVLSEHVRVHTGDDLPEQGQGSADAVCPGSAPTELQRDQAEDKHHECKTCGESFRSQADLREHMRIHERDEPYDYGAAFIHTSFLTEPPKRDSPFYECKDCGKSFIHNTVLTKHQKLHLEEEEAAAAAQEVEANVLVPREVLRIQGSNVEAAEPEVEAAEPEVEAAEPNVEAAEPNGEAEGPEGEAAEPNGEAEQPNGEAEQPNGDADEPDGAGIEDPEERAEEPEGDADEPDGAGIEDPEEEGDDQEIQVEEPFYDCRECGETFASSSASGEHLKTHARVVISEPGSVCGESPHYTEHASTSSSDSGRADDKYFKCDVCGQVFSDRLSLARHQNTHTG encoded by the exons ATGCTGCCTCCAAAGTACTTGTCCGTCACCAAACCCAAGAAGTCCTGGGCCCCAAATCTGTGTGAGCTAGACAGTGACTTGTCTCAGGAGCCGGATGCCGTCGTAGGGGAAGGCGCCACTGACTCTGAGTTCTTCCATCAGAGGTTTCGGAACTTCCTCTACGTGGAATTTGTTGGGCCTCGGAAGACCCTGCTCAAACTCCGAAACCTCTGCCTCGATTGGTTGCAGCCGGAGACTCGCACCAAGGAGGAGATTATCGAGCTCTTGGTCCTCGAGCAGTACCTGACCATCCTTCCAGAAAAGATCAAGCCTTGGGTGCGCGCAAAAAAGCCGGAGAACTGCGAGAAGCTCGTTACTCTGCTGGAGACTTACAAGGAGATGTACGAACCGGAAG ACGACAGCAGCAGGGACGCCCGTGGCGAAGGCAGCATGAGCCGGAAGGCAGCAGagtccccgccgccgccgcgctccgCCTACCCCTGCTGCA GTGACCGGGACTGGGACCAGGACTGGGAGCGAGACCGGGAGCGGGAGCACCGGAGGGGCAGAAGCAGGGATCTGGAGTCGCGGGCCCGCTGGCCACACGCCAGGAACCCCAGGAGCA GGTTTCATGCGCGggatctctcccttcctctcatgGAGAAGGCGACCTTTGCAAAGGAAAGAGAGCACAAATGTAGGGACTCCATGATGGATTACGAGGCGAGGCCCCAG GAGGCCGTGTCCTACCAGGATATGGTGGACCTCACCGAGGACCGGAAGCCCCAGAACCCGATTCAGGACAACATGGAGAACTACCGGAAGCTGCTCTCACTGG GGGTTCAGCTTGCCGAGGACGACGGCCACTCGCACATGACCCAGGGCCACTCGTCGAGGTCAAAGAGAAGTGCCTACCCGAGCACCAGCCGAG GTCTGAAAACTATGCCTGAAACCAAAAAGTCAGCCCATCGGCGGGGGATCTGTGAAGATGAATCTTCCCACGGGGTGATAATGGAAAAGTTCATCAAGGACGTTTCGCGCAGCTCCAGATCGGGGAGAGCAAGGGAAGCTGGCGATCGGCTGCAGAGGCTCCCCAGGAGGCCAGACAGCGATTGGAAGGAGGTTTCATTCAACAAGAGGGAGTCGGTGATTCAGGAGAGGGGCCATGAAGGGAATGCCTTTGGGGGAGGAGGCTTCAATTTTAACTCACACCTGGTTTCCAGAAAGAGAGTTCTTGAGAGAAAGAGGCGCTATCATTTCGACGCAGACGGGAAGGGCTCCGTGCGTGATCAGAGAGGCGGGGCGCGGAAGCGGCCCTTCGAGTGTCACGAGGTGAGAAAGGCCGCCAGCGTGAGCAGCCTCAGTGCACCGCCGGTGCCAGAGTCGCAGCCGTTCGACTTCGGGGCGCTGCCCTACGTGTGTGACGAGTGCGGGGGGTCCTTCAGTGTGATCTCGGAGTTTGTGGAGCATCAGATCATGCACACCAGGGAGAATCTGTACGAGTATGGCGAGTCCTTTATCCATAGCGTGGCCGTCAGTGAGGTTCAGAAAAGGCAGGCCGGAGGGAAACGCTTTGAGTGTAAGGAGTGTGGGGAAACCTTCAACAAGAGCGCCGTCCTGGCCGAGCACCGGAAAATTCACGCCAGAGATTATCTTGCGGAGTGCAAGGACGAGGAGGACGAGGAGCCCTTCATGCCCAGCCCAACCTTCAGTGAGCTCCAGAAGATATATGGGAAAGACAAATTCTATGAGTGCAAGGTGTGCAAGGAAACCTTCCTTCATAGTTCTGCCCTGATAGAGCACCAGAAAATCCATGGCCGAGATGACAAGGATAGTAGTGAGCGTGGGGAAGCCTTTAAACCCAGTCCAGCGCTTAACGAGCTTCAGAGGGTGTgtgggaaagagaaaatgtaCGAGTGCAAGGTGTGTGGGGAGACCTTCCATCACAGCGCGTCCCTGAGAGAGCACCAGAAGATCCACATCCGAGGAAACCCATTTGAAAACAAGGGCAGAGTGTGTGAGGAAACCTTCATTCCTGGTCAGTCCCTTAAGAGACGCCAGAAAACCTCAAAAGAGAAGCTCTACGACTTTAAAGATGGTGGGGATGTCTTTAGGCAAAGCTCAGACCTCATCGAGCGCCAGAAAACTCATTCTCGGAAGAACCTCTTCGAAGGCCAGGGGTGTGAGAAGTCTGTCATTCACAGTATGTCTTTCCCCGAATCTCAGAAGAGTCACACTATAACCAGGCCACCCGAGGATGAGGAGGACAAGAAGGCGCTCACCATCAGCTCCAGCCCCGATGACAGCCGGGAAGCCCTGTCCTACGGAAGGAGCCCATACGAGAGATCTGTCATTCACAGCTCAGCCTTCGCCAGGGCTCAGAAAAGTCACAGCAAACTGAGAGTGATTGCAGCGGCGACGGTTCAGAGCTCGGGTACCACCGAACATCGGAAAGTCCACGCTGGGGAGGGTACCTCTGAAAGAAAGAGGTACGAGAGGTCCGTCATCCACAGCCTAGCCACTTTCAAGCCTCCCCGTGGCCTTGGTGGAAACGAGCTCCTCGGCTGTGACGAGGTGGGGGAGTCCTCCGCTTACCTCTTAGACCCTCGTGACCAGCTGCGGAAGACTCTTGCCCGAGAGAACCCCTACGTAGGGGGTAAGAACAACATCTTCAAGGGCTCCGTTATACACACCGCAGCTCAGGACAGTCTTGCTGGGGAGGGCCCCAGTGGATGGAAGAAGGACGGCGAAGCGTCTGCTCCCAACCCAGACGTCCGCGAGCATCAGAAGGCTCGTGCCAAGAAGAAGAACATCGAGCGTAGGAATTACGAGGCCTCTGTAATACACTCACTGCGATTTGGTGAACCTCAAACGTTTCGCCCTAAAGAGAAATTTTATGAATGTCCAGAGTGTGGAGAATCCTTTGTTTGTAGCTCCGACCTCACTGAGCATCAGAAGATTCATGATAGAAAGAAGCCCTCCGGAAGTAAAGACTACTTACGATCTGTCATTCGCAGCTTAGCCTCCGCTGACCCTCAGACCAGTTACGCAGACCAGTCAGTGCAGACAGCTTCTGCAGGATCATCAGCTCAGACCGGTTACGCTGAAGCACCGGCTCAGACCGGTTACGCTGAACCTCCGGCTCAGACCGGTTACGCTGAACCACCGGCTCAGACCGGTTACGCTGAAGCACCGGCTCAGACCGGTTACGCTGAACCTCCGGCTCAGACCGGTTACGCTGAAGCACCGGCTCAGACCGGTTACGCTGAACCTCCGGCTCAGACCGGTTACGCTGAACCTCCGGCTCAGACCGGTTACGCTGAACCTCCGGCTCAGACCGGTTACGCTGAACCACCGGCTCAGACCGGTTACGCTGAACCTCCGGCTCAGACCGGTTACGCTGAACCTCCGGCTCAGACCGGTTACGCTGAACCTCCGGCTCAGACCGGTTACGCTGAACCTCCGGCTCAGACCGGTTACGCTGAACCTCCGGCTCAGAGCGGTTATGCTGAACCACCCATTCGCAATGAATGTAAGGAGTGTGGGGAGTGCTTTGCCACCATTGAAGACCTTGGCACACATCAGAAAATCTATGCCCAAGAGAAATTCCATGGTGAGAAGCTGTTTGGAGACTCTGTGGTTCAGGGTGTGGGCCTCAAAGGACCGCAGCAGGAAGAGCCTCGGCAGGGAGAGCCGGATGAGCTGGACGAGCAGGACGAGCCTGAAGACGCCATCTATGGGTGTAAGGACTGTGGGCTGGGCTTCGCAGATCGCGCAGACCTCAAGGACCATCAGAAGGTTCACGGCAGAGAGTACCTCATCGACAGCCGCGAGTACACGCATTCCGTGGTCCACACCCGTTCTGTCAGTGAGTATCAGAAAGATCACATTGGAGAGCAGCTCTACGAGTGCCCGGCCTGTGGAGAGTCTTTCGTtcatagctcattcctttttgaGCATCAGAAAATCCACGAGCAAGACCAGTTTTACGGCCACAGGAGGTACGATGAGCCTTTCGTGCAGCCCTTGGTCATCAGCCCACGGCGGCCTCGGGCCCCACAGAAGAGTCCCCCCGCCGGCACATCCCTGCAGTGCCAAGTGTGTGGCCAGGACTTCATCCACGGCTCTGTGCTTAGCGAACACGTGAGAGTCCATACTGGAGACGACCTGCCGGAGCAGGGTCAGGGCAGCGCGGACGCAGTCTGTCCAGGCTCCGCCCCCACAGAGCTTCAGAGAGACCAGGCTGAGGACAAGCACCACGAGTGCAAGACCTGTGGAGAGTCCTTCCGCAGCCAGGCAGACCTGCGGGAGCACATGAGAATCCATGAGAGGGACGAGCCCTATGACTACGGGGCCGCCTTTATCCACACCTCCTTCCTCACCGAGCCCCCCAAGAGGGACTCGCCCTTCTACGAGTGCAAGGACTGCGGGAAGTCCTTCATCCACAACACAGTCCTCACGAAGCATCAGAAGCTGCACCTCGAGGAAGAGGAAGCAGCCGCAGCCGCCCAGGAAGTCGAAGCCAACGTTCTGGTTCCACGGGAAGTTCTGCGGATCCAGGGATCAAATGTGGAGGCCGCAGAGCCGGAGGTGGAGGCCGCGGAGCCAGAGGTAGAGGCTGCAGAGCCCAACGTGGAGGCTGCCGAGCCCAATGGGGAGGCTGAGGGGCCAGAGGGGGAGGCCGCCGAGCCCAATGGGGAGGCTGAGCAGCCCAACGGGGAGGCCGAGCAGCCCAACGGAGATGCGGATGAGCCGGACGGGGCAGGGATTGAGGACCCggaggagagagcagaggagcCAGAGGGAGACGCAGATGAGCCAGACGGCGCAGGGATCGAGGACCCGGAAGAGGAGGGGGACGACCAGGAGATCCAGGTGGAGGAGCCCTTCTATGACTGTAGGGAGTGTGGAGAGACCTTCGCCTCCAGTTCGGCCTCCGGCGAGCACCTGAAAACCCATGCCAGGGTGGTAATATCCGAGCCCGGAAGCGTCTGTGGGGAGAGCCCCCACTACACCGAGCACGCCAGCACCAGCAGCAGTGACAGCGGCAGGGCCGACGACAAGTACTTCAAGTGTGACGTCTGCGGGCAGGTCTTCAGCGACCGCCTGTCCCTGGCCAGGCACCAGAACACCCACACCGGCTGA